One segment of Belonocnema kinseyi isolate 2016_QV_RU_SX_M_011 chromosome 7, B_treatae_v1, whole genome shotgun sequence DNA contains the following:
- the LOC117175844 gene encoding ATP-dependent DNA helicase Q1-like — protein sequence MSASSSNDCLIVDGEDYIPTEEEEIAAIDFELRQIEREQQKLADQKQILIQRKEKIRDNALLKKSLTLSRKNWDTENFSWSKNLRKALTEVFNIKDMRPLQLPTINATMSGEDVLLVMPTGGGKSLCYQLPAVIGKGITIVVSPLVALMEDQLHGLHKNNVKAMMLSSKAGKENVKTIMTSLVDSKSGLKLIYVTPEYMAKSNRFMSKLQKAHEMRRLDRFAIDEVHCCSQWGHDFRPDYKFLGILKSMFPGVPILGLTATAPAKIIVDVQKMLEIQGCLVLRAPFNRPNLFYEVRRKPADKDTCLAMIENLLKNRFEGKSGIIYTTTIKDAEQLTTDLRAKGLKVGCYHAVLEPEFRTQVYSKWISGSYQAVVATIAFGLGIDKPDVRFVIHHCLSKSMESYYQESGRAGRDGKKSSCIVLYKLSDVFKLSTMVFQDKVGLQNLYNMLAFCLNSSSCRRSLIATHFEETWTKKDCAEMCDHCKKPKERREIDVGPYCRQLYTIMTKAVQSETRLTALKLLDSWFNKGAVALRVTSIPIPKFSRETGEAIVGHLLVNGYLQEDFHFSAYSTISYIKRGPKAGVALANDHKILFEYEKC from the exons atgtcgGCTAGTTCTTCGAACGATTGCTTAATTGTTGATGGCGAAGATTACATAC CTACGGAGGAAGAAGAGATAGCAGCAATTGACTTTGAGCTGCGACAGATCGAAAGAGAACAACAGAAACTCGCAGACCAAAAACAGATCCTGATCCAAAGGAAAGAAAAAATACGAGACAATGCTCTTTTAAAAAAGAGCCTTACCCTCTCCAGGAAAAACTGGGATACCGAGAACTTTTCCTGGTCCAAGAATCTAAGAAAAGCTCTCACGGAGGTCTTCAACATCAAAGACATGAGACCCTTACAACTCCCAACGATTAACGCCACCATGTCTGGTGAGGACGTCCTTCTAGTCATGCCAACTGGAGGTGGCAAAAGCTTATGTTATCAGCTTCCAGCCGTTATTGGTAAAGGAATAACAATCGTCGTTTCGCCCCTGGTAGCTCTGATGGAAGATCAGCTTCACGGTTTGCATAAAAACAACGTAAAAGCGATGATGCTGAGTTCAAAGGCAGGAAAAGAAAACGTGAAAACAATCATGACTTCCCTCGTCGACAGTAAATCGGGGCTTAAGTTGATCTATGTGACACCTGAATACATGGCCAAGTCCAATCGATTCATGAGCAAATTGCAAAAGGCCCACGAAATGAGACGACTTGATCGTTTTGCAATTGATGAAGTTCATTGTTGTAGTCAATGGGGTCATGATTTCAGGCCGGattacaaattccttggaattctcaAGTCTATGTTTCCCGGAGTTCCAATTCTTGGACTAACAGCTACTGCACCTGCAAAAATTATTGTCGATGTTCAGAAGATGCTGGAGATTCAAGGCTGTCTTGTTTTGAGGGCACCTTTTAACAGACCGAATTTGTTCTACGAAGTTAGAAGGAAGCCTGCGGATAAGGACACGTGCCTTGCGATGATCGAGAATTTATTGAAGAACAG GTTTGAGGGTAAGAGTGGAATAATCTACACAACAACGATAAAAGACGCCGAGCAGTTAACAACAGACCTAAGAGCCAAAGGATTGAAGGTGGGTTGTTACCACGCAGTTCTCGAACCCGAATTTCGAACCCAGGTCTATTCGAAATGGATATCTGGTTCTTACCAAGCAGTGGTGGCAACGATAGCCTTTGGTCTCGGAATCGACAAACCAGACGTTCGATTTGTTATTCACCACTGCCTCTCCAAGTCGATGGAAAGCTATTACCAAGAGAGTGGACGTGCAGGACGCGATGGCAAGAAATCGAGCTGCATTGTTCTCTACAAGCTGTCGGACGTCTTTAAACTCAGCACGATGGTCTTTCAAGATAAAGTGGGTTTACAGAATCTGTATAACATGCTAGCCTTCTGCCTTAATTCATCGTCCTGCAGAAGAAGTCTGATCGCGACTCACTTCGAGGAAACCTGGACGAAAAAAGACTGTGCTGAGATGTGCGACCACTGCAAGAAACCGAAAGAAAGAAGAGAAATAGACGTGGGGCCTTACTGTCGGCAACTTTATACGATAATGACGAAAGCTGTTCAGAGTGAGACGAGACTCACTGCCTTGAAATTGTTAGACTCTTGGTTTAACAAAGGCGCTGTTGCTTTGAGAGTCACAAGCATTCCGATTCCGAAATTTTCGAGGGAAACTGGGGAAGCGATCGTTGGACATTTGTTGGTTAATGGATATTTGCAGGAAGATTTTCACTTCTCGGCTTATTCGACGATTTCTTATATTAAAAGGGGACCAAAAGCGGGAGTGGCTCTTGCCAATGATCACAAGATTTTGTTTGAATATGAGAAATGTTAA
- the LOC117175843 gene encoding TBC1 domain family member 16 has translation MPLPSILRKASSFILGDGCQDSRRVMYQDGEALFCKNNVCVHPPTLMRQHCDVVHHPGYMTLTCKINKNSNVPTLHLSWIPNSTLRKHPTTLENIIRNRENSRDVSPHRVEEERVDVCLEVKEPVNCGDCERVCSGGNSTSTPLEPSQPLKNYTEYSQDESEPSCASPKTSDASTFSETNGEVTLKHQENIDEGQAISNSLEKSNGILKEEDSFQERKFPEVFEQNEKMTDEEPRFLYSDNTSIKSRSLSLTSNCSLFVIASNDEEIPAWMRTPELLALQHNLTFPESATASPITLRRAHRCRRFSVDLSQMRSLRLFFSDPACTSGQLVVASRESQYKILHFHHGGLDRLATTLHQWHQLLYPRLDTEAEETLPYRHFMVCRPEVSRDELHPEEGQVPMITSLAWKDLLNERGQVEDDLALRKGIFLGGLEPALRKLVWPFLLHCYSYQSTYEDREQIDAIRRQEYTEIEHRRRNMGPEDAERFWRNVVCIVEKDVVRTDRANPYYAGEDNPNIEVMKNILLNYAVYNAPLGYTQGMSDLLSPLLAELNTEIDAFWCFAGLMQRSVAVCTPTDTDMDRNLSYLRELIRIMVPDFYSHLQKHTDASELLFCHRWILLCLKREFPTEVALIMWEACWVNYLTDHFHLFLCLAVMCVYADDVIAQDLRTDEMLLHFSSLAMYMDGTVILRKARGLLHHFRQLDRLPCTLAGLCRQCGPGMWDSSHDPVIECIGHLNEKCPFAENYE, from the exons ATGCCTCTGCCCAGCATCCTGAGAAAGGCGAGTAGTTTCATCCTAGGGGATGGTTGTCAGGACTCTCGCCGGGTGATGTACCAGGATGGAGAGGCTCTTTTCTGTAAAAACAATGTCTGTGTTCATCCACCTACCCTGATGAGACAGCATTGCGACGTTGTACATCACCCAGGATATATGACTCTGACTTGTAAGATCAACAAGAATTCAAATGTACCTACTCTACATCTTAGCTGGATTCCTAACAGTACTTTGAGGAAACATCCCACCACTTTGGAGAATATCATCAGAAATCGAGAGAACTCTAGGGATGTCAGTCCTCATCGAGTCGAGGAGGAGAGAGTTGATGTCTGTTTAGAG GTCAAAGAGCCGGTAAATTGTGGAGATTGCGAACGAGTTTGTTCAGGCGGGAATTCAACCTCTACTCCACTAGAGCCATCTCAGCCACTTAAGAACTACACTGAATATTCTCAAGACGAATCGGAACCAAGTTGTGCTTCCCCTAAAACTTCAGATGCCTCAACTTTTTCTGAAACGAATGGCGAAGTGACATTAAAACATCAAGAGAATATTGATGAAGGACAAGCAATAAGTAATTCTTTGGAAAAGAGCAATGGTATCCTGAAGGAAGAAGATAGTTTCCAGGAGAGAAAGTTTCCTGAAGTCTTCGAACAAAATGAGAAAATGACTGATGAAGAACCCCGGTTTTTGTACAGCGATAATACAAGTATCAAAAGTCGAAGTCTCTCCCTCACGTCAAATTGTAGCTTGTTCGTCATTGCATCAAATGATG AAGAAATACCAGCATGGATGAGGACGCCAGAGCTTCTGGCTCTTCAGCACAACTTGACCTTCCCAGAAAGTGCAACAGCTTCTCCTATAACTTTAAGAAGAGCCCATCGTTGCAGAAGATTTTCTGTGGATCTAAGTCAGATGAGATCtcttagattatttttttcagaccCGGCATGTACAAGCGGACAATTAGTAGTTGCGAGTAGAGAAAGTCAATATAAAATCCTACATTTCCATCATGGAGGATTAGATAGGCTAGCAACAACTTTGCACCAGTGGCATCAACTTCTGTATCCGAGACTCGATACCGAGGCTGAAGAAACTTTGCCCTACAG ACACTTTATGGTTTGTAGACCAGAAGTGAGTCGAGATGAACTCCACCCGGAAGAGGGTCAAGTACCAATGATTACCTCCTTAGCCTGGAAGGATTTGCTGAACGAAAGGGGACAAGTAGAGGATGACTTGGCTCTCCGGAAAGGAATATTTTTGGGGGGCTTGGAGCCTGCACTGAGAAAACTAGTATGGCCTTTCCTCTTGCATTGCTACTCATATCAAAGCACTTACGAGGATCGGGAACAAATTGATGCGATAAGAAGACAAGAGTATACGGAAATTGAACATCGAAGACGCAATATGGGGCCGGAAGATGCTGAAAGATTTTGGAGAAATGTTGTGTGCATCGTCGAGAAAGACGTAGTTAGAACCGACAGGGCGAATCCTTACTATGCAGGGGAGGATAATCCTAATATAGAAGTGATGAA GAATATTCTACTCAACTATGCTGTCTACAACGCACCTCTGGGCTACACGCAAGGAATGTCGGATTTATTATCACCCTTACTGGCAGAATTAAATACGGAAATTGACGCTTTCTGGTGTTTTGCGGGGCTAATGCAAAGATCGGTGGCTGTATGTACACCTACTGACACCGACATGGATAGGAATCTGAGCTACCTCAGAGAATTGATTCGAATTATGGTCCCTGATTTTTACTCTCATCTTCAAAAGCACACGGATGCTTCGGAATTGTTGTTTTGCCATCGATGGATTCTTTT atgccTAAAACGTGAATTCCCGACAGAAGTAGCTCTAATTATGTGGGAAGCTTGTTGGGTCAACTACCTAACTGATCATTTCCATCTATTTCTTTGTCTGGCAGTAATGTGTGTCTACGCAGACGATGTAATAGCCCAAGACCTAAGAACGGATGAAATGCTGCTACACTTTAGTTCCCTAGCAATGTACATGGATGGAACAGTAATCCTCAGAAAAGCTAGAGGATTGTTGCACCACTTTCGTCAACTTGATAGGTTGCCCTGCACCCTGGCTGGCTTGTGTAGACAATGTGGTCC